From one Anguilla rostrata isolate EN2019 chromosome 12, ASM1855537v3, whole genome shotgun sequence genomic stretch:
- the LOC135235854 gene encoding elongation factor 1-gamma-like isoform X36, translated as MATLYTPRDFWRSYPILISAQYSGARITVDPSFPGFKGEDSRETDCFLSDFPLRKVPAFVENGFWIQEASAIANYVASDVLRGSGPQDQALVQQWVNLAEGEIVPSMASWVYPAMGRAAYSEKASEKAKEVLLGLLSVLNQHLLPRTYLVGDAVTLADISVACALLLLFTQAMEPSMRQVYLNVTRWFCTCVHQPQFRTVLGDVVLCETAAVPGKLNVTPASSEEILKAPQQEEVSVKQHQHQQQQEEVPQQAEEQKQQQVEEQEEQKQPLVEEEQKQPLVEEEQKQPPQVEEEQKEQPQVEEEQKQQPPQVEEEQKQQPPQLEVEQKQPQVEQRQEQPQVEVEQKQEKPQVEGLDATEEALAAEPKAKDPFASLPKSSFVLDEFKRTYSNEDTLKVALPYLWEKLDPNGWSLWYCEYKYPSELSRVFMSCNLITGMFQRLDRLRKHAFASVALLGADGDSSISGVWLLRGQRLPFELCEDWKADYESYSWRKLDPGSEETRTLVREYLSWQGDFKHVGKTFNQAKIFK; from the exons ATGGCG ACTCTGTACACTCCCCGTGATTTCTGGAGGTCTTACCCAATCCTCATCTCGGCTCAGTATAGCGGGGCCCGGATAACGGTGGACCCTTCCTTCCCTGGCTTTAAAGGGGAGGACAGCAGGGAGACGGACTGCTTCCTGTCTGACTTCCCTCTAAGAAAG GTACCTGCTTTTGTGGAAAATGGCTTCTGGATCCAGGAGGCCAGTGCCATTGCTAATTATG TGGCCAGTGATGTGCTTCGCGGAAGTGGCCCTCAGGACCAGGCCTTGGTGCAGCAGTGGGTGAATCTTGCCGAGGGGGAGATTGTTCCCTCCATGGCCTCCTGGGTCTACCCTGCAATGGGCAGGGCCGCCTACAGCGAGAAG GCCAGCGAGAAGGCGAAGGAGGTGCTCCTGGGACTCCTTTCTGTGCTCAACCAGCACCTCCTCCCGCGGACCTACCTGGTTGGAGATGCGGTAACGCTGGCGGACATCTCTGTGGCCTGcgccctcctcctgctcttcacACAG GCGATGGAACCCTCGATGCGGCAGGTGTACCTGAACGTGACGCGCTGGTTCTGCACCTGTGTCCACCAGCCCCAGTTCCGCACTGTGCTTGGGGACGTGGTGCTGTGTGAGACTGCAGCAG TCCCAGGGAAGCTCAACGTTACCCCAGCAAGCTCTGAGGAGATCCTGAAGGCCCCCCAGCAGGAGGAAGTGAGTGTGaagcagcaccagcaccagcagcagcaggaggaggtgccgcagcaggcagaggagcagaagcagcaacaagtggaggagcaggaggagcagaagcagccgctggtggaggaggagcagaagcagccgctggtggaggaggagcagaagcagccgccgcaggtggaggaggagcagaaggagcagccgcag gtggaggaggagcagaagcagcagccgcCGCAG gtggaggaggagcagaagcagcagccgcCGCAG CTGGAGGTGGAGCAGAAGCAGCCGCAGGTGGAGCAGAGGCAGGAGCAGCcgcaggtggaggtggagcagAAGCAGGAGAAGCCGCAGGTGGAGGGCCTGGATGCTACTGAAGAAGCTCTAGCAGCTGAACCCAAAGCCAAAGACCCCTTTGCCTCTCTGCCCAAGAG CTCCTTTGTGCTGGACGAGTTCAAGCGGACGTACTCGAACGAGGACACCCTGAAGGTGGCGCTGCCGTACCTGTGGGAGAAACTGGACCCCAATGGCTGGTCCCTCTGGTACTGCGAGTACAAGTACCCTAGTGAACTGAGTCGGGTGTTCATGAGCTGTAACCTCATCACAG GAATGTTCCAGAGGCTGGACCGCCTGCGTAAGCATGCCTTTGCCAGCGTGGCCCTGCTGGGTGCGGACGGCGATAGCTCCATCTCCGGCGTCTGGCTCCTCCGCGGGCAGCGGCTGCCCTTCGAG CTGTGTGAGGACTGGAAGGCGGACTACGAGTCCTACTCCTGGAGGAAGCTGGACCCTGGCAGCGAGGAGACCCGCACCTTGGTCAGGGAATACCTGAGCTGGCAGGGAGACTTCAAGCATGTGGGCAAGACTTTCAACCAAGCCAAGATCTTCAAGTGA
- the LOC135235854 gene encoding elongation factor 1-gamma-like isoform X47 yields the protein MATLYTPRDFWRSYPILISAQYSGARITVDPSFPGFKGEDSRETDCFLSDFPLRKVPAFVENGFWIQEASAIANYVASDVLRGSGPQDQALVQQWVNLAEGEIVPSMASWVYPAMGRAAYSEKASEKAKEVLLGLLSVLNQHLLPRTYLVGDAVTLADISVACALLLLFTQAMEPSMRQVYLNVTRWFCTCVHQPQFRTVLGDVVLCETAAVPGKLNVTPASSEEILKAPQQEEVSVKQHQHQQQQEEVPQQAEEQKQQQVEEQEEQKQPLVEEEQKQPLVEEEQKQPPQVEEEQKEQPQVEEEQKQQPPQVEEEQKQQPPQLEVEQKQPQVEEGLDATEEALAAEPKAKDPFASLPKSSFVLDEFKRTYSNEDTLKVALPYLWEKLDPNGWSLWYCEYKYPSELSRVFMSCNLITGMFQRLDRLRKHAFASVALLGADGDSSISGVWLLRGQRLPFELCEDWKADYESYSWRKLDPGSEETRTLVREYLSWQGDFKHVGKTFNQAKIFK from the exons ATGGCG ACTCTGTACACTCCCCGTGATTTCTGGAGGTCTTACCCAATCCTCATCTCGGCTCAGTATAGCGGGGCCCGGATAACGGTGGACCCTTCCTTCCCTGGCTTTAAAGGGGAGGACAGCAGGGAGACGGACTGCTTCCTGTCTGACTTCCCTCTAAGAAAG GTACCTGCTTTTGTGGAAAATGGCTTCTGGATCCAGGAGGCCAGTGCCATTGCTAATTATG TGGCCAGTGATGTGCTTCGCGGAAGTGGCCCTCAGGACCAGGCCTTGGTGCAGCAGTGGGTGAATCTTGCCGAGGGGGAGATTGTTCCCTCCATGGCCTCCTGGGTCTACCCTGCAATGGGCAGGGCCGCCTACAGCGAGAAG GCCAGCGAGAAGGCGAAGGAGGTGCTCCTGGGACTCCTTTCTGTGCTCAACCAGCACCTCCTCCCGCGGACCTACCTGGTTGGAGATGCGGTAACGCTGGCGGACATCTCTGTGGCCTGcgccctcctcctgctcttcacACAG GCGATGGAACCCTCGATGCGGCAGGTGTACCTGAACGTGACGCGCTGGTTCTGCACCTGTGTCCACCAGCCCCAGTTCCGCACTGTGCTTGGGGACGTGGTGCTGTGTGAGACTGCAGCAG TCCCAGGGAAGCTCAACGTTACCCCAGCAAGCTCTGAGGAGATCCTGAAGGCCCCCCAGCAGGAGGAAGTGAGTGTGaagcagcaccagcaccagcagcagcaggaggaggtgccgcagcaggcagaggagcagaagcagcaacaagtggaggagcaggaggagcagaagcagccgctggtggaggaggagcagaagcagccgctggtggaggaggagcagaagcagccgccgcaggtggaggaggagcagaaggagcagccgcag gtggaggaggagcagaagcagcagccgcCGCAG gtggaggaggagcagaagcagcagccgcCGCAG CTGGAGGTGGAGCAGAAGCAGCCGCAGGTGGA GGAGGGCCTGGATGCTACTGAAGAAGCTCTAGCAGCTGAACCCAAAGCCAAAGACCCCTTTGCCTCTCTGCCCAAGAG CTCCTTTGTGCTGGACGAGTTCAAGCGGACGTACTCGAACGAGGACACCCTGAAGGTGGCGCTGCCGTACCTGTGGGAGAAACTGGACCCCAATGGCTGGTCCCTCTGGTACTGCGAGTACAAGTACCCTAGTGAACTGAGTCGGGTGTTCATGAGCTGTAACCTCATCACAG GAATGTTCCAGAGGCTGGACCGCCTGCGTAAGCATGCCTTTGCCAGCGTGGCCCTGCTGGGTGCGGACGGCGATAGCTCCATCTCCGGCGTCTGGCTCCTCCGCGGGCAGCGGCTGCCCTTCGAG CTGTGTGAGGACTGGAAGGCGGACTACGAGTCCTACTCCTGGAGGAAGCTGGACCCTGGCAGCGAGGAGACCCGCACCTTGGTCAGGGAATACCTGAGCTGGCAGGGAGACTTCAAGCATGTGGGCAAGACTTTCAACCAAGCCAAGATCTTCAAGTGA
- the LOC135235854 gene encoding elongation factor 1-gamma-like isoform X20, producing the protein MATLYTPRDFWRSYPILISAQYSGARITVDPSFPGFKGEDSRETDCFLSDFPLRKVPAFVENGFWIQEASAIANYVASDVLRGSGPQDQALVQQWVNLAEGEIVPSMASWVYPAMGRAAYSEKASEKAKEVLLGLLSVLNQHLLPRTYLVGDAVTLADISVACALLLLFTQAMEPSMRQVYLNVTRWFCTCVHQPQFRTVLGDVVLCETAAVPGKLNVTPASSEEILKAPQQEEVSVKQHQHQQQQEEVPQQAEEQKQQQVEEQEEQKQPLVEEEQKQPLVEEEQKQPPQVEEEQKEQPQVEEEQKEQPQVEEEQKQQPPQVEEEQKQQPPQVEEDQKEQPPQVEVEQKQPQVEQRQEQPQVEVEQKQEKPQVEGLDATEEALAAEPKAKDPFASLPKSSFVLDEFKRTYSNEDTLKVALPYLWEKLDPNGWSLWYCEYKYPSELSRVFMSCNLITGMFQRLDRLRKHAFASVALLGADGDSSISGVWLLRGQRLPFELCEDWKADYESYSWRKLDPGSEETRTLVREYLSWQGDFKHVGKTFNQAKIFK; encoded by the exons ATGGCG ACTCTGTACACTCCCCGTGATTTCTGGAGGTCTTACCCAATCCTCATCTCGGCTCAGTATAGCGGGGCCCGGATAACGGTGGACCCTTCCTTCCCTGGCTTTAAAGGGGAGGACAGCAGGGAGACGGACTGCTTCCTGTCTGACTTCCCTCTAAGAAAG GTACCTGCTTTTGTGGAAAATGGCTTCTGGATCCAGGAGGCCAGTGCCATTGCTAATTATG TGGCCAGTGATGTGCTTCGCGGAAGTGGCCCTCAGGACCAGGCCTTGGTGCAGCAGTGGGTGAATCTTGCCGAGGGGGAGATTGTTCCCTCCATGGCCTCCTGGGTCTACCCTGCAATGGGCAGGGCCGCCTACAGCGAGAAG GCCAGCGAGAAGGCGAAGGAGGTGCTCCTGGGACTCCTTTCTGTGCTCAACCAGCACCTCCTCCCGCGGACCTACCTGGTTGGAGATGCGGTAACGCTGGCGGACATCTCTGTGGCCTGcgccctcctcctgctcttcacACAG GCGATGGAACCCTCGATGCGGCAGGTGTACCTGAACGTGACGCGCTGGTTCTGCACCTGTGTCCACCAGCCCCAGTTCCGCACTGTGCTTGGGGACGTGGTGCTGTGTGAGACTGCAGCAG TCCCAGGGAAGCTCAACGTTACCCCAGCAAGCTCTGAGGAGATCCTGAAGGCCCCCCAGCAGGAGGAAGTGAGTGTGaagcagcaccagcaccagcagcagcaggaggaggtgccgcagcaggcagaggagcagaagcagcaacaagtggaggagcaggaggagcagaagcagccgctggtggaggaggagcagaagcagccgctggtggaggaggagcagaagcagccgccgcaggtggaggaggagcagaaggagcagccgcaggtggaggaggagcagaaggagcagccgcag gtggaggaggagcagaagcagcagccgcCGCAG gtggaggaggagcagaagcagcagccgcCGCAGGTGGAGGAGGACCAGAAGGAGCAGCCGCcgcaggtggag GTGGAGCAGAAGCAGCCGCAGGTGGAGCAGAGGCAGGAGCAGCcgcaggtggaggtggagcagAAGCAGGAGAAGCCGCAGGTGGAGGGCCTGGATGCTACTGAAGAAGCTCTAGCAGCTGAACCCAAAGCCAAAGACCCCTTTGCCTCTCTGCCCAAGAG CTCCTTTGTGCTGGACGAGTTCAAGCGGACGTACTCGAACGAGGACACCCTGAAGGTGGCGCTGCCGTACCTGTGGGAGAAACTGGACCCCAATGGCTGGTCCCTCTGGTACTGCGAGTACAAGTACCCTAGTGAACTGAGTCGGGTGTTCATGAGCTGTAACCTCATCACAG GAATGTTCCAGAGGCTGGACCGCCTGCGTAAGCATGCCTTTGCCAGCGTGGCCCTGCTGGGTGCGGACGGCGATAGCTCCATCTCCGGCGTCTGGCTCCTCCGCGGGCAGCGGCTGCCCTTCGAG CTGTGTGAGGACTGGAAGGCGGACTACGAGTCCTACTCCTGGAGGAAGCTGGACCCTGGCAGCGAGGAGACCCGCACCTTGGTCAGGGAATACCTGAGCTGGCAGGGAGACTTCAAGCATGTGGGCAAGACTTTCAACCAAGCCAAGATCTTCAAGTGA
- the LOC135235854 gene encoding elongation factor 1-gamma-like isoform X30 produces the protein MATLYTPRDFWRSYPILISAQYSGARITVDPSFPGFKGEDSRETDCFLSDFPLRKVPAFVENGFWIQEASAIANYVASDVLRGSGPQDQALVQQWVNLAEGEIVPSMASWVYPAMGRAAYSEKASEKAKEVLLGLLSVLNQHLLPRTYLVGDAVTLADISVACALLLLFTQAMEPSMRQVYLNVTRWFCTCVHQPQFRTVLGDVVLCETAAVPGKLNVTPASSEEILKAPQQEEVSVKQHQHQQQQEEVPQQAEEQKQQQVEEQEEQKQPLVEEEQKQPLVEEEQKQPPQVEEEQKEQPQVEEEQKQQPPQVEEEQKQQPPQVEQKQEQPQLEVEQKQPQVEQRQEQPQVEVEQKQEKPQVEGLDATEEALAAEPKAKDPFASLPKSSFVLDEFKRTYSNEDTLKVALPYLWEKLDPNGWSLWYCEYKYPSELSRVFMSCNLITGMFQRLDRLRKHAFASVALLGADGDSSISGVWLLRGQRLPFELCEDWKADYESYSWRKLDPGSEETRTLVREYLSWQGDFKHVGKTFNQAKIFK, from the exons ATGGCG ACTCTGTACACTCCCCGTGATTTCTGGAGGTCTTACCCAATCCTCATCTCGGCTCAGTATAGCGGGGCCCGGATAACGGTGGACCCTTCCTTCCCTGGCTTTAAAGGGGAGGACAGCAGGGAGACGGACTGCTTCCTGTCTGACTTCCCTCTAAGAAAG GTACCTGCTTTTGTGGAAAATGGCTTCTGGATCCAGGAGGCCAGTGCCATTGCTAATTATG TGGCCAGTGATGTGCTTCGCGGAAGTGGCCCTCAGGACCAGGCCTTGGTGCAGCAGTGGGTGAATCTTGCCGAGGGGGAGATTGTTCCCTCCATGGCCTCCTGGGTCTACCCTGCAATGGGCAGGGCCGCCTACAGCGAGAAG GCCAGCGAGAAGGCGAAGGAGGTGCTCCTGGGACTCCTTTCTGTGCTCAACCAGCACCTCCTCCCGCGGACCTACCTGGTTGGAGATGCGGTAACGCTGGCGGACATCTCTGTGGCCTGcgccctcctcctgctcttcacACAG GCGATGGAACCCTCGATGCGGCAGGTGTACCTGAACGTGACGCGCTGGTTCTGCACCTGTGTCCACCAGCCCCAGTTCCGCACTGTGCTTGGGGACGTGGTGCTGTGTGAGACTGCAGCAG TCCCAGGGAAGCTCAACGTTACCCCAGCAAGCTCTGAGGAGATCCTGAAGGCCCCCCAGCAGGAGGAAGTGAGTGTGaagcagcaccagcaccagcagcagcaggaggaggtgccgcagcaggcagaggagcagaagcagcaacaagtggaggagcaggaggagcagaagcagccgctggtggaggaggagcagaagcagccgctggtggaggaggagcagaagcagccgccgcaggtggaggaggagcagaaggagcagccgcag gtggaggaggagcagaagcagcagccgcCGCAG gtggaggaggagcagaagcagcagccgcCGCAG GTGGAGCAGAAGCAGGAGCAGCCACAGCTGGAGGTGGAGCAGAAGCAGCCGCAGGTGGAGCAGAGGCAGGAGCAGCcgcaggtggaggtggagcagAAGCAGGAGAAGCCGCAGGTGGAGGGCCTGGATGCTACTGAAGAAGCTCTAGCAGCTGAACCCAAAGCCAAAGACCCCTTTGCCTCTCTGCCCAAGAG CTCCTTTGTGCTGGACGAGTTCAAGCGGACGTACTCGAACGAGGACACCCTGAAGGTGGCGCTGCCGTACCTGTGGGAGAAACTGGACCCCAATGGCTGGTCCCTCTGGTACTGCGAGTACAAGTACCCTAGTGAACTGAGTCGGGTGTTCATGAGCTGTAACCTCATCACAG GAATGTTCCAGAGGCTGGACCGCCTGCGTAAGCATGCCTTTGCCAGCGTGGCCCTGCTGGGTGCGGACGGCGATAGCTCCATCTCCGGCGTCTGGCTCCTCCGCGGGCAGCGGCTGCCCTTCGAG CTGTGTGAGGACTGGAAGGCGGACTACGAGTCCTACTCCTGGAGGAAGCTGGACCCTGGCAGCGAGGAGACCCGCACCTTGGTCAGGGAATACCTGAGCTGGCAGGGAGACTTCAAGCATGTGGGCAAGACTTTCAACCAAGCCAAGATCTTCAAGTGA
- the LOC135235854 gene encoding elongation factor 1-gamma-like isoform X7, giving the protein MATLYTPRDFWRSYPILISAQYSGARITVDPSFPGFKGEDSRETDCFLSDFPLRKVPAFVENGFWIQEASAIANYVASDVLRGSGPQDQALVQQWVNLAEGEIVPSMASWVYPAMGRAAYSEKASEKAKEVLLGLLSVLNQHLLPRTYLVGDAVTLADISVACALLLLFTQAMEPSMRQVYLNVTRWFCTCVHQPQFRTVLGDVVLCETAAVPGKLNVTPASSEEILKAPQQEEVSVKQHQHQQQQEEVPQQAEEQKQQQVEEQEEQKQPLVEEEQKQPLVEEEQKQPPQVEEEQKEQPQVEEEQKEQPQVEEEQKQQPPQVEEEQKQQPPQVEEDQKEQPPQVEVEQNQEQPQVEVEQKQEQPQLEVEQKQPQVEQRQEQPQVEVEQKQEKPQVEGLDATEEALAAEPKAKDPFASLPKSSFVLDEFKRTYSNEDTLKVALPYLWEKLDPNGWSLWYCEYKYPSELSRVFMSCNLITGMFQRLDRLRKHAFASVALLGADGDSSISGVWLLRGQRLPFELCEDWKADYESYSWRKLDPGSEETRTLVREYLSWQGDFKHVGKTFNQAKIFK; this is encoded by the exons ATGGCG ACTCTGTACACTCCCCGTGATTTCTGGAGGTCTTACCCAATCCTCATCTCGGCTCAGTATAGCGGGGCCCGGATAACGGTGGACCCTTCCTTCCCTGGCTTTAAAGGGGAGGACAGCAGGGAGACGGACTGCTTCCTGTCTGACTTCCCTCTAAGAAAG GTACCTGCTTTTGTGGAAAATGGCTTCTGGATCCAGGAGGCCAGTGCCATTGCTAATTATG TGGCCAGTGATGTGCTTCGCGGAAGTGGCCCTCAGGACCAGGCCTTGGTGCAGCAGTGGGTGAATCTTGCCGAGGGGGAGATTGTTCCCTCCATGGCCTCCTGGGTCTACCCTGCAATGGGCAGGGCCGCCTACAGCGAGAAG GCCAGCGAGAAGGCGAAGGAGGTGCTCCTGGGACTCCTTTCTGTGCTCAACCAGCACCTCCTCCCGCGGACCTACCTGGTTGGAGATGCGGTAACGCTGGCGGACATCTCTGTGGCCTGcgccctcctcctgctcttcacACAG GCGATGGAACCCTCGATGCGGCAGGTGTACCTGAACGTGACGCGCTGGTTCTGCACCTGTGTCCACCAGCCCCAGTTCCGCACTGTGCTTGGGGACGTGGTGCTGTGTGAGACTGCAGCAG TCCCAGGGAAGCTCAACGTTACCCCAGCAAGCTCTGAGGAGATCCTGAAGGCCCCCCAGCAGGAGGAAGTGAGTGTGaagcagcaccagcaccagcagcagcaggaggaggtgccgcagcaggcagaggagcagaagcagcaacaagtggaggagcaggaggagcagaagcagccgctggtggaggaggagcagaagcagccgctggtggaggaggagcagaagcagccgccgcaggtggaggaggagcagaaggagcagccgcaggtggaggaggagcagaaggagcagccgcag gtggaggaggagcagaagcagcagccgcCGCAG gtggaggaggagcagaagcagcagccgcCGCAGGTGGAGGAGGACCAGAAGGAGCAGCCGCcgcaggtggaggtggagcagAATCAGGAGCAGCCGCAGGTAGAGGTGGAGCAGAAGCAGGAGCAGCCACAGCTGGAGGTGGAGCAGAAGCAGCCGCAGGTGGAGCAGAGGCAGGAGCAGCcgcaggtggaggtggagcagAAGCAGGAGAAGCCGCAGGTGGAGGGCCTGGATGCTACTGAAGAAGCTCTAGCAGCTGAACCCAAAGCCAAAGACCCCTTTGCCTCTCTGCCCAAGAG CTCCTTTGTGCTGGACGAGTTCAAGCGGACGTACTCGAACGAGGACACCCTGAAGGTGGCGCTGCCGTACCTGTGGGAGAAACTGGACCCCAATGGCTGGTCCCTCTGGTACTGCGAGTACAAGTACCCTAGTGAACTGAGTCGGGTGTTCATGAGCTGTAACCTCATCACAG GAATGTTCCAGAGGCTGGACCGCCTGCGTAAGCATGCCTTTGCCAGCGTGGCCCTGCTGGGTGCGGACGGCGATAGCTCCATCTCCGGCGTCTGGCTCCTCCGCGGGCAGCGGCTGCCCTTCGAG CTGTGTGAGGACTGGAAGGCGGACTACGAGTCCTACTCCTGGAGGAAGCTGGACCCTGGCAGCGAGGAGACCCGCACCTTGGTCAGGGAATACCTGAGCTGGCAGGGAGACTTCAAGCATGTGGGCAAGACTTTCAACCAAGCCAAGATCTTCAAGTGA
- the LOC135235854 gene encoding elongation factor 1-gamma-like isoform X24 has product MATLYTPRDFWRSYPILISAQYSGARITVDPSFPGFKGEDSRETDCFLSDFPLRKVPAFVENGFWIQEASAIANYVASDVLRGSGPQDQALVQQWVNLAEGEIVPSMASWVYPAMGRAAYSEKASEKAKEVLLGLLSVLNQHLLPRTYLVGDAVTLADISVACALLLLFTQAMEPSMRQVYLNVTRWFCTCVHQPQFRTVLGDVVLCETAAVPGKLNVTPASSEEILKAPQQEEVSVKQHQHQQQQEEVPQQAEEQKQQQVEEQEEQKQPLVEEEQKQPLVEEEQKQPPQVEEEQKEQPQVEEEQKEQPQVEEEQKQQPPQVEEEQKQQPPQVEEDQKEQPPQVEQRQEQPQVEVEQKQEKPQVEGLDATEEALAAEPKAKDPFASLPKSSFVLDEFKRTYSNEDTLKVALPYLWEKLDPNGWSLWYCEYKYPSELSRVFMSCNLITGMFQRLDRLRKHAFASVALLGADGDSSISGVWLLRGQRLPFELCEDWKADYESYSWRKLDPGSEETRTLVREYLSWQGDFKHVGKTFNQAKIFK; this is encoded by the exons ATGGCG ACTCTGTACACTCCCCGTGATTTCTGGAGGTCTTACCCAATCCTCATCTCGGCTCAGTATAGCGGGGCCCGGATAACGGTGGACCCTTCCTTCCCTGGCTTTAAAGGGGAGGACAGCAGGGAGACGGACTGCTTCCTGTCTGACTTCCCTCTAAGAAAG GTACCTGCTTTTGTGGAAAATGGCTTCTGGATCCAGGAGGCCAGTGCCATTGCTAATTATG TGGCCAGTGATGTGCTTCGCGGAAGTGGCCCTCAGGACCAGGCCTTGGTGCAGCAGTGGGTGAATCTTGCCGAGGGGGAGATTGTTCCCTCCATGGCCTCCTGGGTCTACCCTGCAATGGGCAGGGCCGCCTACAGCGAGAAG GCCAGCGAGAAGGCGAAGGAGGTGCTCCTGGGACTCCTTTCTGTGCTCAACCAGCACCTCCTCCCGCGGACCTACCTGGTTGGAGATGCGGTAACGCTGGCGGACATCTCTGTGGCCTGcgccctcctcctgctcttcacACAG GCGATGGAACCCTCGATGCGGCAGGTGTACCTGAACGTGACGCGCTGGTTCTGCACCTGTGTCCACCAGCCCCAGTTCCGCACTGTGCTTGGGGACGTGGTGCTGTGTGAGACTGCAGCAG TCCCAGGGAAGCTCAACGTTACCCCAGCAAGCTCTGAGGAGATCCTGAAGGCCCCCCAGCAGGAGGAAGTGAGTGTGaagcagcaccagcaccagcagcagcaggaggaggtgccgcagcaggcagaggagcagaagcagcaacaagtggaggagcaggaggagcagaagcagccgctggtggaggaggagcagaagcagccgctggtggaggaggagcagaagcagccgccgcaggtggaggaggagcagaaggagcagccgcaggtggaggaggagcagaaggagcagccgcag gtggaggaggagcagaagcagcagccgcCGCAG gtggaggaggagcagaagcagcagccgcCGCAGGTGGAGGAGGACCAGAAGGAGCAGCCGCcgcag GTGGAGCAGAGGCAGGAGCAGCcgcaggtggaggtggagcagAAGCAGGAGAAGCCGCAGGTGGAGGGCCTGGATGCTACTGAAGAAGCTCTAGCAGCTGAACCCAAAGCCAAAGACCCCTTTGCCTCTCTGCCCAAGAG CTCCTTTGTGCTGGACGAGTTCAAGCGGACGTACTCGAACGAGGACACCCTGAAGGTGGCGCTGCCGTACCTGTGGGAGAAACTGGACCCCAATGGCTGGTCCCTCTGGTACTGCGAGTACAAGTACCCTAGTGAACTGAGTCGGGTGTTCATGAGCTGTAACCTCATCACAG GAATGTTCCAGAGGCTGGACCGCCTGCGTAAGCATGCCTTTGCCAGCGTGGCCCTGCTGGGTGCGGACGGCGATAGCTCCATCTCCGGCGTCTGGCTCCTCCGCGGGCAGCGGCTGCCCTTCGAG CTGTGTGAGGACTGGAAGGCGGACTACGAGTCCTACTCCTGGAGGAAGCTGGACCCTGGCAGCGAGGAGACCCGCACCTTGGTCAGGGAATACCTGAGCTGGCAGGGAGACTTCAAGCATGTGGGCAAGACTTTCAACCAAGCCAAGATCTTCAAGTGA